The Primulina eburnea isolate SZY01 chromosome 6, ASM2296580v1, whole genome shotgun sequence genome contains a region encoding:
- the LOC140834059 gene encoding L-ascorbate peroxidase, cytosolic — translation MVKNYPSVSEEYLKAVEKCKKKLRGFIAEKKCAPLMLRLAWHSAGTYDQCSKTGGPFGTMRFKAEQAHSANNGIEIAVRLLEPIKEQFPILSYADFYQLAGVVAVEITGGPEVPFHPGRPDKLEPPLEGRLPDATKGSDHLRDVFGKHMGLSDQDIVVLSGGHTLGRCHKERSGFEGPWTFNPLIFDNSYFKELLSGDKEGLLQLPSDKALLTDPVFRPLVEKYAADEDAFFADYAEAHLKLSELGFAEA, via the exons ATGGTGAAGAATTATCCGTCTGTGAGCGAGGAGTATCTGAAGGCTGTTGAGAAATGCAAGAAGAAGCTTAGGGGATTCATCGCTGAGAAGAAATGTGCTCCGCTCATGCTCCGCCTTGC ATGGCACTCTGCTGGGACATATGATCAGTGCAGCAAGACTGGAGGTCCTTTTGGAACCATGAGATTTAAGGCTGAGCAGGCACATTCTGCCAACAATGGCATTGAAATTGCCGTTAGGCTGTTGGAGCCCATTAAGGAGCAATTCCCCATCCTTTCTTATGCTGATTTCTATCAG TTGGCTGGAGTTGTAGCAGTTGAAATTACTGGAGGGCCTGAAGTCCCCTTCCACCCTGGAAGGCCT GACAAGTTGGAGCCTCCTTTGGAAGGTCGCTTACCTGATGCTACCAAGG GCTCTGACCATTTGAGGGATGTTTTTGGCAAACACATGGGACTGAGTGATCAAGATATTGTTGTGCTCTCTGGTGGCCACACTCTG GGAAGATGTCACAAGGAACGCTCTGGATTTGAGGGACCGTGGACTTTTAACCCACTTATCTTTGATAATTCTTACTTCAA GGAGCTTCTGAGTGGAGACAAAGAAGGACTTTTGCAGTTGCCATCAGACAAGGCACTTCTCACCGACCCTGTCTTCCGCCCACTCGTTGAAAAATATGCTGCA GATGAAGATGCCTTCTTTGCAGATTATGCTGAGGCTCACCTGAAACTCTCCGAGTTGGG ATTTGCCGAGGCCTAG